A genomic region of Staphylococcus roterodami contains the following coding sequences:
- a CDS encoding tandem-type lipoprotein, whose amino-acid sequence MGYLKRIGMCISVMILIFAIAGCGKGNETKEGSKEEQIKNSFAKTLDMYPIKNLEDLYDKEGYRDGEFKKDDKGTWVLYSAMVSSPKSEELKSRGMILKIDRNKRTAEGNYFIRALKEDKNHDVQKNEKRYPVKLVNNRIVLVKDVKDKKLKDEIESFKLFSQYGNFNHFDKNEITNISYNPNAPNYSAEYKMKKNDRNIQQLKKRFNIKSSKTPKLLYKGSGDIKGSSVGYKEIEIIFSRSKEESIYYVDSVEFVPSNKMTKS is encoded by the coding sequence ATGGGATATTTAAAAAGGATTGGAATGTGCATAAGCGTTATGATTTTAATATTTGCGATAGCAGGTTGTGGCAAAGGTAATGAAACAAAAGAAGGTTCAAAAGAAGAACAAATCAAAAATAGCTTTGCGAAAACGTTAGATATGTATCCAATCAAAAACCTCGAAGATTTATACGACAAAGAAGGATATCGAGATGGAGAATTTAAAAAAGATGATAAGGGCACGTGGGTATTGTATTCAGCTATGGTGTCGAGTCCAAAAAGTGAGGAATTAAAATCTCGAGGAATGATATTAAAAATAGATAGAAACAAGCGAACAGCCGAAGGTAATTATTTCATTAGAGCATTGAAAGAAGATAAAAATCATGATGTTCAAAAAAATGAAAAGAGATATCCAGTTAAATTGGTGAATAATAGGATAGTTTTGGTAAAAGATGTTAAAGATAAAAAGTTGAAAGATGAAATAGAGTCTTTTAAATTATTTTCACAATATGGAAACTTTAATCATTTTGATAAAAATGAGATTACTAATATTTCATATAATCCTAATGCTCCCAATTATTCTGCAGAATATAAAATGAAGAAAAATGATAGAAACATTCAACAGTTGAAAAAGAGATTTAATATAAAATCTAGCAAGACACCAAAATTATTGTATAAGGGATCTGGAGATATAAAGGGGTCTTCTGTAGGATATAAGGAAATAGAAATCATATTTAGTAGAAGTAAAGAAGAAAGCATTTATTATGTTGACAGCGTTGAGTTCGTTCCAAGTAACAAAATGACAAAAAGTTGA
- a CDS encoding tandem-type lipoprotein yields the protein MGYLKRLVLYIVIMVMSVFIIGCDKSSDTSEKPKEDSKEEQIKKSFAKTLVMYPIKNLEDLYDKEGYRDGEFKKGDKGTWTISTDFAKSNKPGEMDSEGMILHLNRNTRTATGYYTVRTTYDEMGKMTREKNYRVELKNNKIVSLDKVEDENLKHKIENFKFFGQYADFKDLKNYKNGRISINENAPFYEAEYKMNNSDGNVKKLRENYPITSKKSPILKLHIDGDIKGSSVGYKQIEYTFSKEKDDETFISDFLNFGPSHSN from the coding sequence ATGGGTTATTTAAAAAGACTTGTATTGTACATAGTTATTATGGTTATGAGTGTTTTTATAATAGGTTGTGATAAATCAAGCGATACTTCAGAAAAGCCAAAAGAAGATTCAAAAGAAGAACAAATCAAAAAGAGTTTTGCGAAAACGTTAGTTATGTATCCAATTAAGAATCTCGAGGATTTATATGATAAAGAAGGATATCGTGATGGGGAATTTAAAAAGGGCGATAAAGGGACGTGGACAATATCAACAGATTTTGCTAAAAGCAACAAACCAGGTGAAATGGATAGTGAAGGTATGATACTACATTTGAATAGAAATACGAGGACGGCAACTGGGTATTATACAGTAAGAACAACTTATGATGAAATGGGCAAGATGACACGCGAAAAAAATTACCGTGTTGAACTTAAAAATAATAAGATAGTGTCTTTAGATAAAGTAGAAGATGAAAATCTTAAACATAAAATAGAAAATTTTAAATTTTTCGGGCAATATGCAGATTTTAAAGACTTGAAAAATTATAAAAATGGAAGAATATCTATCAATGAAAATGCTCCGTTTTATGAAGCAGAGTACAAAATGAATAATAGTGATGGAAATGTAAAAAAACTTAGAGAAAATTACCCAATTACATCCAAGAAGTCTCCGATATTAAAACTGCATATAGACGGAGATATTAAAGGTAGCTCAGTTGGATATAAGCAGATAGAGTACACGTTTTCTAAGGAGAAAGATGATGAGACTTTTATCAGTGATTTTTTGAACTTCGGACCATCACATAGTAATTAG
- a CDS encoding tandem-type lipoprotein — MRYLKRVVLYIIVMVLSVFIIGCDKSSDTSEKPKEDSKEAQIKKSFAKTLDMYPTENLEDFYDKEGYRDGEFKKDDKGTWLIRSEIVKQPKGKVMKTRGMQLYINRNTKTAKGFFVLKEISENNNRVNKDKEEKYEVKMVGNKIIPTEQINDEKIKKEIENFKFFVQYGNFKNFEKYKNGEFSYNPEAPIYSAKYQLHNDDYNVRQLRKRYDISTKETPKLILKGGGDLKDSSVGQNDIEFTFVERKGENIYFNDSVEFIPSK, encoded by the coding sequence ATGAGATATTTAAAAAGAGTTGTACTGTACATAATTGTTATGGTTTTGAGTGTTTTTATAATAGGTTGTGATAAATCAAGCGATACTTCAGAAAAGCCAAAAGAAGATTCAAAAGAAGCACAAATTAAAAAGAGTTTTGCAAAAACGTTAGATATGTACCCTACTGAAAATCTAGAAGACTTTTATGACAAAGAGGGATATCGAGATGGCGAATTTAAAAAAGATGATAAAGGGACTTGGCTAATTAGATCTGAAATAGTTAAACAGCCAAAGGGCAAAGTGATGAAAACAAGAGGTATGCAATTATATATTAATAGAAATACCAAAACAGCCAAAGGTTTCTTTGTTTTGAAAGAAATAAGTGAAAATAACAATCGTGTAAATAAAGATAAGGAGGAAAAATACGAAGTGAAAATGGTAGGAAATAAAATTATTCCTACTGAACAAATTAATGACGAGAAAATAAAAAAAGAAATTGAAAACTTCAAGTTTTTTGTGCAATATGGAAACTTTAAAAATTTCGAAAAATACAAAAACGGTGAGTTTTCATATAATCCTGAAGCACCAATCTATTCGGCTAAATATCAATTACACAACGATGATTACAATGTAAGACAACTACGTAAAAGATATGACATTTCAACAAAAGAAACACCGAAGTTAATTTTGAAAGGTGGAGGAGATTTAAAAGATTCCTCAGTTGGTCAAAACGATATTGAATTTACTTTTGTTGAAAGAAAAGGTGAGAATATTTATTTTAACGATAGTGTTGAATTCATACCAAGTAAGTAA
- the lpl7 gene encoding tandem-type lipoprotein Lpl7, protein MKCFQKLYIFILILIVLIAGCESNKITGDSKETQIKKSFAKTLDVYPTKNLEDFYDKEGYRDGEFKKGDKGTWVIRSEMTTELKDENMESKGMVVRLNRNSRTCTGEYFVRIVKEDSEGKVYSDERKYPVKIENNKIIPLKPIDDEKVKKEIEKFKFFVQYGNFKELENYKDGEVTYNPEVPIYSAQYQLKNSDYNVEQLRKRYNIPTKKAPKLLLKGSGNLKGSSVGYKNIEFTFVENKEENIYFTDSIYFNPSEDK, encoded by the coding sequence ATGAAGTGTTTTCAGAAATTATACATATTTATATTAATTTTAATCGTATTAATAGCAGGATGCGAAAGTAATAAGATCACTGGAGATTCAAAAGAAACACAAATCAAAAAGAGTTTTGCGAAAACATTAGATGTATACCCTACGAAAAATCTAGAAGACTTTTATGACAAAGAAGGATATCGAGATGGAGAATTTAAAAAAGGTGATAAAGGTACATGGGTTATTAGATCTGAAATGACAACTGAACTAAAAGATGAAAATATGGAATCCAAAGGTATGGTCGTACGTCTAAATAGAAATAGCAGAACATGCACTGGGGAATATTTTGTCAGGATAGTTAAAGAAGACAGTGAGGGCAAGGTATATAGTGATGAACGAAAATATCCAGTCAAAATTGAAAATAATAAAATCATTCCATTAAAACCAATTGATGATGAAAAAGTAAAAAAAGAAATTGAAAAATTTAAATTTTTTGTACAATACGGGAATTTCAAAGAATTGGAAAACTATAAAGACGGAGAAGTGACATATAACCCAGAAGTACCAATATACTCTGCACAATATCAATTGAAAAACAGTGATTACAATGTTGAACAATTAAGGAAGCGATATAATATACCGACGAAAAAAGCACCTAAATTATTATTGAAAGGGTCAGGTAATCTAAAAGGCTCATCAGTTGGATATAAAAATATTGAATTTACCTTTGTTGAAAATAAGGAAGAAAATATTTACTTCACAGATAGTATCTACTTTAATCCAAGTGAGGATAAATAA
- a CDS encoding tandem-type lipoprotein, with protein MEYIKKIALYMSVLLLIIFIGGCGNMKDEQKKEAQTNKTNSKEEQIKKSFAKTLDMYPIKNLEDLYDKEGYRDGEFEKGDKGMWTIYTDFAKSNKSDELSNEGMVLHLDRNTRTAKGYYFVKTFYENDKLPDRKNYKVEMKNNKIILLDKVENQNLKERIENFKFFGQYANFKDLKNYNNGDVSINSNVPSYDVEYKMSNKDENVKQLRNRYSIPNDKAPILKMHIDGDLKGSSVGYKRLEIDFSKEDRDISVIDYLSYKPAKVKNDER; from the coding sequence ATGGAGTATATAAAAAAAATTGCTTTGTACATGAGTGTATTACTTTTAATCATTTTTATTGGGGGATGTGGAAATATGAAAGATGAACAGAAAAAAGAAGCACAAACAAATAAAACAAATTCAAAAGAAGAGCAAATCAAAAAGAGTTTTGCGAAAACGTTAGATATGTACCCAATTAAGAATCTCGAGGATCTATATGACAAAGAAGGATATCGTGATGGCGAATTTGAAAAAGGTGACAAAGGGATGTGGACGATATATACAGATTTCGCCAAAAGTAATAAATCGGACGAATTAAGTAATGAAGGTATGGTCTTACACTTAGATAGAAATACACGCACAGCTAAGGGATATTATTTTGTTAAGACATTTTATGAAAATGATAAACTTCCTGATAGAAAAAATTATAAAGTTGAAATGAAAAACAATAAAATTATTTTATTAGACAAGGTTGAAAATCAAAATCTTAAAGAAAGAATAGAAAATTTTAAGTTTTTCGGTCAGTATGCTAATTTCAAGGATTTGAAAAATTACAACAATGGTGATGTTTCTATTAATAGTAATGTTCCAAGTTATGATGTGGAATATAAAATGAGTAATAAGGATGAAAATGTTAAGCAATTAAGAAATCGTTATAGCATTCCTAATGATAAAGCGCCAATACTTAAAATGCATATTGATGGGGACTTAAAAGGAAGTTCTGTTGGATACAAAAGGTTAGAAATAGACTTTTCAAAAGAGGATAGAGATATATCAGTTATTGACTATTTAAGTTATAAGCCAGCGAAGGTGAAAAACGATGAAAGATAA
- a CDS encoding phenol-soluble modulin PSM-alpha-4 has translation MAIVGTIIKIIKAIIDIFVK, from the coding sequence ATGGCTATTGTAGGTACTATTATTAAAATCATCAAAGCAATTATCGACATTTTCGTAAAATAA
- a CDS encoding alpha-3 family phenol-soluble modulin, with protein MEFLGKLFKFFKDLLGKFLGNN; from the coding sequence ATGGAATTCTTAGGAAAATTATTCAAATTCTTTAAAGATTTACTAGGTAAATTTTTAGGAAATAACTAA
- a CDS encoding phenol-soluble modulin PSM-alpha-2: MGIIAGIIKFIKGLIEKFTGK, translated from the coding sequence ATGGGTATCATTGCAGGAATTATTAAATTCATTAAAGGATTAATTGAGAAATTCACTGGTAAGTAA
- a CDS encoding phenol-soluble modulin PSM-alpha-1, translating to MGIIAGIIKVIKSLIEQFTGK from the coding sequence ATGGGTATCATCGCTGGCATCATTAAAGTTATCAAAAGCTTAATCGAACAATTCACTGGTAAATAA
- a CDS encoding NADH dehydrogenase subunit 5 translates to MLSLQLLFSLFIITLIIALISGLLLLVPAMPIKYIKLHLYILVMPVLFAIIGFFGIHGQHILGPFKIDRLSWLLAGFVMALGFIIQKFSMRYLLGDHHHRHYFPLFTAITSFASLAWMSADLRLMALCWGMTLLCLTLLMNVNRFWKVPRESAKLSSMTFLCGWLAFVGAIVSIYIATGEWRVPQHMSNSTWSLITDVLLVLAVMIPAAQFPFHRWLIESVTAPTPVSAIMHAGIVNAGGVILTRFAPIFDNGFALSLLLILSSISVLLGSGISLVQVDYKRQLVGSTMSQMGFMLVQCALGVYSAAIIHLLLHGIFKATLFLQSGSIVKRFNIPKQASAKDAYGWIVMGRILAIIVAFLFWVSSDRSAYEVLSALILAWSLLVSWNQMVAFSKGRMARLVGMILIVIVTFIYIITHNYFYDVLQNITTHATTPPTISVIISVIILIFGSLLSIWVARRRYSTAFAVLYVWLVNLGEARSKAIESHPSYLKKYL, encoded by the coding sequence GTGTTAAGTTTACAACTGCTATTTTCACTATTTATTATTACGCTTATCATTGCATTGATAAGTGGTTTGTTGCTTTTAGTACCAGCCATGCCAATTAAATATATTAAATTACATTTATACATATTAGTAATGCCAGTATTATTTGCGATTATTGGTTTTTTCGGTATTCATGGTCAACATATCTTAGGACCTTTTAAAATTGATCGATTATCTTGGCTTTTAGCTGGATTTGTAATGGCGCTAGGATTTATTATTCAAAAATTTTCAATGCGATATTTATTAGGTGATCATCATCATAGACATTACTTTCCATTGTTTACGGCAATTACTTCTTTTGCATCTTTAGCATGGATGTCAGCAGATTTAAGACTGATGGCACTCTGCTGGGGAATGACATTATTATGTTTAACCTTGCTGATGAACGTGAATCGTTTTTGGAAAGTGCCACGTGAGTCTGCGAAATTATCTAGTATGACATTTTTATGTGGTTGGCTTGCATTTGTTGGTGCCATCGTTTCTATATATATTGCGACTGGAGAATGGCGCGTGCCTCAACATATGTCTAATTCGACATGGTCATTGATTACTGATGTACTGCTTGTATTAGCTGTCATGATACCAGCAGCACAATTTCCATTTCATCGATGGCTAATCGAATCTGTAACGGCACCAACACCTGTATCAGCAATTATGCATGCAGGTATTGTGAACGCAGGTGGGGTTATTCTAACTCGATTTGCACCGATATTTGATAATGGTTTTGCTTTATCATTATTACTGATTCTTTCAAGCATTTCTGTATTATTAGGATCGGGTATTAGCCTGGTTCAAGTGGACTACAAAAGACAGTTAGTCGGCTCTACGATGAGTCAAATGGGCTTTATGTTAGTTCAGTGTGCACTAGGTGTCTATTCAGCAGCGATTATTCATTTGTTACTACACGGCATCTTTAAAGCAACGTTATTTTTACAGTCGGGTTCTATCGTGAAACGATTCAATATTCCAAAACAAGCTTCGGCTAAAGATGCATATGGCTGGATTGTCATGGGGCGTATATTAGCTATTATTGTGGCATTTTTATTTTGGGTAAGCAGTGATAGAAGTGCGTATGAAGTGTTAAGTGCGCTAATTCTTGCTTGGTCATTACTTGTGTCTTGGAATCAAATGGTAGCCTTTAGTAAAGGACGCATGGCACGTCTTGTTGGTATGATTTTGATTGTAATCGTGACATTCATCTATATCATTACACATAATTATTTTTACGATGTATTACAAAATATAACTACACATGCGACAACACCGCCTACAATTAGTGTCATCATTAGTGTTATCATATTAATTTTTGGAAGTTTATTAAGTATCTGGGTTGCACGTCGTCGATATTCTACAGCTTTTGCGGTGTTATACGTGTGGCTAGTAAATTTAGGTGAAGCACGTTCGAAAGCGATAGAAAGTCATCCAAGTTATTTGAAGAAGTATTTATAG
- a CDS encoding YbcC family protein, with product MTTQLNINEVIENAKRVITPLSPISIFAARNPWEGLETDTFEDVAEWLHDLKDVDIFPDKALIESAVKRGELDESIFNQLVTDMLLEHHYNIPQHYIKRYIDNIKTLEDVPVSYINQSNAGVVDLLLEKSLQDKSESYHQYNIRPVSDAVKDEQGEPLSEQVNRQMIKWTKLYIDRFLSSWTMPKREQSFYHAWLHLAQHDRTFTKEQRQMIKHLPRNPEVVIESVLNHFSIMQEDYQVYFEGHLLALPGWAGMLYYRSQQHHFEQQLLTEYLAIRLVVEQLIVGDKVKSATEDCESRSENWFKQTIASWCYYSDMPIDVLLQHEINEIQKFIQFAATMNKNVFKNLWLIAWEMTYEAQLKQKIKASSENVAGALDANQGNVSENDCANQSHSVSLNATQVATANVGHTNQVQTSTKAQIAFCIDVRSEPFRRHIEAAGPFETIGIAGFFGLPIQKEAVDEQFKHDSLPVMVPPAYRIKEFADRYDMNVYRQQQQTMSSMFYTFKLMKNNVMPSLLLPELSGPFLSLSTIVNTIMPSKSRATLQKIKQKWLKKPETKLTIDREFDRTSDLPIGFTEQEQIDFALQALKLMDLTEAFAPLVVLAGHASHSHNNPHHASLECGACGGASSGFNAKLLAMICNRPKVRRGLGQLGVLIPETTIFAAAEHHTSTDTLAWVYIPDTLSPEALNAYEALNDAMPLISEHANRERLAKLPTIGNVAHPVEEAERFASDWSEVRPEWGLAKNASFIIGRRQLTKGIDLEGRTFLHNYDWRKDEDGTLLNTIISGPALVAQWINLQYYASTVAPHFYGSGNKATQTVTSGVGVMQGNASDLMYGLSWQSVMAADKSMYHSPIRLLIVIQAPDYVVARLLESNNHFARKMSNHWLRLMSVDEEGHFKNWI from the coding sequence ATGACAACACAGTTAAATATAAATGAAGTTATTGAAAATGCTAAACGTGTTATTACGCCGTTATCACCGATTTCAATTTTTGCTGCACGTAATCCCTGGGAAGGATTAGAAACAGATACATTTGAAGATGTTGCCGAATGGTTACATGACCTTAAAGATGTGGATATTTTTCCCGATAAAGCGTTAATTGAAAGTGCTGTAAAACGTGGTGAACTAGACGAAAGTATCTTTAATCAACTAGTAACTGATATGTTGCTTGAACATCATTACAATATTCCTCAACATTACATTAAGCGTTATATTGATAACATTAAAACGTTAGAAGACGTTCCAGTATCATATATTAATCAATCAAATGCTGGTGTTGTCGATTTGTTGTTGGAAAAGTCATTACAGGATAAGTCTGAATCTTATCATCAATATAATATCCGCCCTGTTAGCGATGCAGTAAAAGATGAACAAGGTGAACCACTTAGCGAACAAGTTAATCGTCAAATGATTAAATGGACGAAGTTATATATTGATCGATTTTTATCAAGTTGGACAATGCCAAAGCGTGAGCAAAGCTTTTATCATGCATGGTTACATTTAGCACAACACGATCGAACTTTTACTAAAGAACAACGTCAAATGATTAAACATTTGCCGAGAAATCCTGAAGTGGTTATAGAATCAGTGTTAAATCATTTTTCAATAATGCAGGAAGACTACCAAGTATATTTCGAGGGGCATCTATTGGCGTTGCCGGGATGGGCAGGTATGTTATATTACCGTTCACAACAGCATCACTTTGAACAACAATTATTGACAGAGTATTTAGCGATTCGATTAGTAGTTGAACAATTGATAGTAGGAGATAAAGTTAAGTCAGCCACTGAAGATTGTGAGAGTAGATCGGAAAATTGGTTTAAACAAACTATTGCATCTTGGTGTTATTACAGTGATATGCCTATTGACGTATTATTACAACATGAGATCAATGAAATTCAAAAATTCATTCAATTTGCAGCAACTATGAATAAAAATGTATTTAAAAATTTATGGTTGATTGCCTGGGAAATGACTTATGAAGCACAGTTAAAACAAAAAATTAAAGCAAGTAGCGAAAATGTGGCGGGCGCACTAGACGCTAATCAAGGAAATGTTTCGGAAAATGACTGCGCAAATCAGTCGCATTCAGTATCGTTAAATGCTACACAAGTAGCTACAGCAAATGTAGGGCATACTAATCAGGTGCAAACATCAACGAAAGCGCAAATTGCATTTTGTATAGATGTTCGTTCAGAACCGTTTCGTAGACACATTGAAGCGGCAGGGCCATTTGAAACGATTGGTATTGCAGGTTTCTTTGGGTTGCCTATTCAAAAAGAAGCCGTCGATGAACAATTTAAACATGATTCATTACCTGTAATGGTACCGCCAGCATACCGCATTAAAGAATTTGCGGATCGTTATGATATGAATGTTTATCGCCAGCAACAACAGACGATGTCTTCCATGTTTTACACATTTAAATTGATGAAAAATAATGTTATGCCTAGTCTGTTATTGCCTGAATTAAGTGGACCATTTTTAAGCTTGAGTACAATTGTCAATACGATTATGCCTAGTAAAAGTCGCGCGACTCTGCAAAAAATTAAACAAAAATGGTTAAAGAAACCTGAAACCAAGTTAACGATTGATCGAGAGTTTGATCGTACATCAGATTTACCGATTGGTTTTACAGAACAAGAACAAATTGATTTCGCTTTGCAAGCGTTAAAATTGATGGATTTAACTGAAGCATTTGCACCATTAGTTGTGTTAGCTGGACACGCTAGTCATTCTCATAATAATCCACATCATGCTTCACTTGAATGTGGTGCTTGTGGTGGGGCATCAAGCGGTTTTAATGCTAAATTATTAGCGATGATATGTAACCGTCCTAAAGTCAGACGAGGATTAGGGCAATTAGGCGTGCTTATTCCAGAGACAACTATTTTTGCGGCGGCAGAACATCATACATCTACAGATACATTGGCATGGGTATACATACCAGATACATTGTCGCCTGAAGCGTTAAATGCGTATGAAGCTTTGAATGATGCAATGCCATTAATCTCTGAACATGCTAATCGTGAACGTTTAGCTAAATTGCCAACGATTGGTAATGTCGCGCATCCAGTAGAAGAAGCAGAACGATTTGCAAGTGATTGGAGTGAAGTACGTCCAGAATGGGGTCTAGCTAAAAATGCATCATTCATTATAGGAAGACGCCAATTGACAAAAGGCATTGATTTAGAAGGTCGAACATTTTTACACAATTACGATTGGCGTAAAGATGAAGACGGAACATTGTTGAATACTATTATTTCTGGTCCAGCACTTGTAGCACAATGGATTAATCTGCAATATTACGCGTCGACGGTAGCTCCGCATTTTTACGGAAGTGGCAATAAAGCGACACAAACGGTTACGTCTGGTGTTGGTGTAATGCAAGGTAATGCAAGTGATTTAATGTATGGGTTATCATGGCAATCTGTTATGGCTGCTGACAAATCGATGTATCATTCACCTATTCGATTACTTATCGTCATTCAAGCACCTGATTATGTAGTAGCTAGACTGCTTGAAAGTAATAATCATTTTGCGAGAAAAATGTCTAATCACTGGTTACGTTTAATGAGTGTCGATGAGGAAGGTCATTTTAAAAATTGGATTTGA
- a CDS encoding DUF2294 domain-containing protein — MKRTKGEIEAEISKAITQWEKDFLGRGSLSVKSDILRDMVIISLQGILTPAEYRVCSTNEGLLNIKRTRSELVESGEQDLNEIIFNITGIKVMSFHSDLSTITGERIIVFKLEDNLEKHI, encoded by the coding sequence ATGAAAAGAACGAAAGGTGAAATAGAAGCAGAAATTAGTAAAGCCATAACACAATGGGAAAAAGATTTCCTTGGTAGAGGCTCCTTGTCCGTAAAGTCAGATATTTTAAGAGACATGGTAATAATTAGTTTGCAAGGTATTTTGACGCCTGCAGAATATCGTGTGTGCAGCACGAATGAGGGATTATTAAATATTAAACGAACACGTTCTGAATTAGTTGAATCAGGTGAGCAAGATTTAAATGAAATCATCTTTAACATTACAGGTATCAAAGTGATGAGCTTTCATAGTGATTTAAGTACAATTACAGGTGAACGTATTATTGTATTCAAACTTGAAGATAATTTGGAAAAGCATATTTAA
- a CDS encoding phosphatase PAP2 family protein, with the protein MIDKKLTSPKMTVPLFLVALIVFIGVFYGVVTNQEWLKNIDMGSLTWFTDYFGEPQRQYVNGLFNYYMTFSAEIGDVKGVVLISLIVTIILFIKQRHLAIWFVTYLVSGVIMNKLIKDTVLRPRPYNHLAVDTGFSFPSGHSNASTLLYFALMVIIISLAAKTVTKVLSAIVMGILWLSILFCRLYFHAHYFSDVIGGTSLAIIWVALFLMVYPYFINHRRQRV; encoded by the coding sequence ATGATAGATAAAAAGTTAACATCACCTAAAATGACAGTGCCATTATTTTTAGTTGCGCTGATTGTATTTATAGGTGTGTTTTACGGTGTTGTGACTAATCAAGAATGGCTTAAAAATATAGATATGGGATCATTAACATGGTTTACAGATTATTTCGGTGAGCCACAACGACAATATGTAAATGGCTTGTTTAATTATTATATGACGTTTAGCGCGGAAATAGGTGACGTCAAAGGTGTTGTATTGATTTCGCTAATTGTAACAATTATATTATTTATCAAACAGAGGCATTTAGCTATCTGGTTTGTGACGTATTTGGTTTCAGGTGTCATCATGAACAAATTAATTAAAGATACTGTTTTACGTCCAAGACCATATAATCATTTAGCGGTTGATACAGGGTTTTCTTTCCCAAGTGGACATTCAAATGCAAGTACCTTGTTGTATTTCGCTTTAATGGTTATCATTATTTCGTTAGCAGCGAAAACTGTAACGAAAGTTTTAAGTGCAATTGTTATGGGGATATTGTGGCTCAGCATACTATTTTGTCGACTTTATTTTCACGCACATTATTTTTCAGATGTCATTGGAGGCACGTCACTAGCAATCATTTGGGTAGCGTTATTCTTAATGGTATATCCATACTTTATTAATCATCGACGACAACGCGTTTAG
- a CDS encoding alpha/beta fold hydrolase, which yields MRIKTPSPSYLKGTNGHAILLLHSFTGTNRDVKHLAAELNEQGFSCYAPNYPGHGLLLKDFMTYNVDDWWKEVEQAYQFLVNEGYQSISATGVSLGGLMTLKLAQHYPLARIAVMSAPKEKSDDGLIEHLVYYSQRMANILNLDQQAADAQLAAIEDYDAEITKFQNFIDDIMMHLDTIKMPANILFGGKDEPSYETSAHFIYEHLGSEEKELNGLEDSHHLMTHGEGRDLLEANIIHFFNKLK from the coding sequence ATGAGAATTAAAACACCGAGTCCATCTTATTTAAAAGGTACAAATGGACACGCAATATTATTATTGCATTCATTTACAGGTACAAATCGAGATGTGAAGCATCTTGCAGCAGAATTAAATGAACAAGGATTTAGTTGTTATGCTCCCAATTATCCTGGACATGGTTTATTGTTAAAAGATTTTATGACATATAATGTTGACGATTGGTGGAAAGAAGTTGAGCAAGCTTACCAATTTTTAGTCAATGAAGGTTATCAATCTATTAGTGCGACAGGCGTCTCTTTAGGTGGATTAATGACGTTGAAATTAGCGCAACATTATCCATTGGCTCGTATAGCTGTGATGTCAGCGCCGAAAGAAAAGAGTGACGATGGTTTAATTGAACATTTAGTTTATTATAGTCAACGCATGGCTAATATTTTAAATTTGGATCAGCAAGCAGCAGATGCACAATTAGCGGCAATCGAAGATTATGATGCTGAGATTACGAAGTTCCAAAACTTTATTGATGATATTATGATGCATTTAGATACGATTAAAATGCCGGCCAATATATTATTCGGTGGTAAAGATGAGCCGTCTTATGAAACAAGTGCACATTTTATATATGAACATTTAGGCTCAGAAGAGAAAGAATTAAATGGTCTTGAAGATTCACACCATTTGATGACACATGGAGAAGGCAGAGATTTATTAGAGGCCAATATCATTCACTTCTTTAATAAATTAAAATAA